The DNA region CTCCTACCGGTGTTGTCTGGACTGGGAGAACCATCCGGAAACAATTCATAAGATGCCACGCCCTGGGATCTTTCCGATTCCGGCGAACGGTCCAGGATACTACTCAGCCATTGATTGTCTGATCGGTGACTGTCGTCAAACAGCGCCAAAGTCTGGGTACGCCCCGTTCGCGATCAACGCATGGCCATTTTTTGACGCCGATTGGAGATACGTCGAATCTGTCCCTGCACAAGAACGCACAGTCGTTGAACGCTTGAAGCGGTTGCGATTTCCTGACTGCTTCTTATTAAGTACCGGCGGTGAATTTTGGACTCGCTATGCACATGAGCATAACAGTCGCTTGACGGATACGACGAACGAATTCACGATCGGACATATCCGGCAATACTTAGACTTTGCGTACGGAGACTCGCTCCGCGTTTACGGAGAGTATGTGTGGGCAGACAGTTGGGGCGAAGACTTACCATCGGTACCACCGGATGTTGATCGTGGCGACATTCTCGATCTCTTTGTTGACGTCAACCTTGGTGAATTGGCGGGAAAACCCGTCTACGTTCGAGGAGGTCGACAGGAGTTGCTTTTCGGATCGCAACGACTGGTGACGCCGCTCCCCTGGGCAAATAAGCGACATTCCTTTGATGGATTTCGTGTTTTTCGACAAGGTACCAAAGTTGATTTTGATGCCTTCTGGACGAAATATGTCCCTCCCCGAGCAACTGAATTTGATAGTGCCGATGACAACCAAACGTTCGCGGGGCTATGGGGCACACATCGACCGAAGAAGGGTGAATTCCGCGACCTGTATTATCTATTCTTTGATAACAAAAATGAGAGCACAAGTTTAGGAATCAATCGGTCTCCCTTCCAAACTCATACCGTTGGATCCCGTTGGGCTGGGAGCAACGAAGGTCTGCTCTGGGACTTCGAAGGCGCATTCCAGTTCGGGCAGCAGAATCAAGGTGATTTGACTGCCGCGATGGCAACTTTGGGACTTGGCAAAAACTTTGGAAACTGCGTCGCCTCACCGACATTCTGGATCTACTACGACTACGCGAGTGGAGATGATGATCCCACTTCGTCCACTTCACATACATTTCAGCAGCAGTTTCCGTTCGGACACTACTACTTAGGATGGATGGATTTGGTCGGGCGTCAGAATATCCACGATCTCAATGCCCATCTCTATCTGTATCCTTCCAATTGGATCACCACTTGGGTGCAATACCATCGATTCTATCTCGCCGAGGAACGCGATGCATTGTACAACGCCGGTGGAGTCCCCTATCGACGTGATGTAACGGGATCATCAGGAAACGATGTTGGAGACGAAATTGATCTGGTGATCAACTTTCACCTGACGAAGTATTCAGATCTACTCGTCAGCTACAACAAACTCTTTGGCGGACGGTTTCTAGAGTCGACAGCCGGCGCCAACCAATCTGCCGACGCAGAGTCACTGTATTTGATCTTCCAACAGCGATGGTAACCCAGTGTGTTCCTGCCGCGTCTGCGGTCCGCAGAGACTGATCAAAAGCTGTCTGTGTGGGAGAGACGCAAAGGCCAACCGAACCGAGATCGCTTGCAGGCAGTGTGCGCGACTTACCACGGCATCGCTTCACTTGGCTGCCTCACTGCCGTTTTCCAACGGAAGAATGTCACGCGCCACGGGGGAACCCCCGTGGCCAGGTTCACAATTCAGGAGACACAACGCAGCGGCGCTGTAGTTCACGAATCTTCCCCATGGTCGCCTTAGCATTGGTCCGACAGTTGCTATTTGCGTCACCCTCTAGGTCTGACGCAGGCTGGGTGAAACAATCAAACCCCACCGTACCTCCGGCACCTTTTAGCCAATGCGCAAGTTCAGACAGTGCCCCCATGTCACCTTCATCCCAAGCGCGATCCATCTCGGCCAATTTTGATTCTAACCGCGACAAGAATGTGTCGACGAGATCCCAAACTTCGGGGTCTTCCGTTGGAAGATGCGACCTGATCGGAGCGAACGACGGACACTCATTATCGCTAAGTTCGTTGATGAGCTGATCGACCACCGAATCAAATCCGATGCTCGCCCTTTGGCAAAGCTGTGTCATCAACGCATACAACTCATCCGCGTTGATCGGTTTCGCGAGATATCCGCTACACCCAGCTCGTTCACACTTCTCACGGTCACCTTTCATCGCATGTGCGGTCAAAGCGATAATCGGCCGATCGTAACCGCGTTCACGAAGTCGCGTCGATGCAGAGTAGCCGTCGAGAACTGGCATTTGCATGTCCATCAAAACAACGTCGAACGAGTTTCTTGCAACCATATCTAGTGCAACCTGACCGTTTTCGGCAAGTCGGACTTTAGCCCCGTGGCGTTCAAGCAATAGACGGATCAGTTTTCGGTTGGTGTCCCCGTCGTCCACGACGAGGACGGAGATTCCATCGAAATCACAGCCACTTAGCTGTCCCGACTTAATGTCAGCTCCCGGTGGCTCATCCGATAAATCATAACGATCAGCCTGGGACAAATCGCCAGTCGCGATTCGTGCGACGAAGGTACTTCCTCGACCGACTTCACTGCGCACACTCAGGTTCCCACCGAGCGATTCGGCGATCTTTTGACTGATCGAGAGCCCAAGCCCCGTCCCACCATACTTCCTGGTCACGGTATCATCGGCTTGCGTGAACGGTTGGAAAACCGCATCGAGCTTCTCCTGGGGAATACCGATTCCCGTGTCTCGAATTTCGAAGATCAACTCCGGTTGTGACGCCGCCTTGTCAAGACTCGCGACAATCAAGACCGAACCTTGGTCAGTGAATTTGATCGCATTGCCCACGAGATTGAGGAGCAACTGCTTTAGTCGGTAGGGATCTGAAACGATAAATTCAGGAACAGCCGATTCCCATCGATAGTCGAGGCTGATTCCCTTCTCCATCGCGCCGACTCGAAGCACCGAAACTGTGTCCGATAAAACCTGATGTGGAGAACACGAAATCGATTCAACAGAAAGACACTCGGCTTCGATTTTGGAAAGGTCGAGCACATCGTTGATCAACGTCAAGAGGTGCTCGCCACTGCGACGAATAATTTGCAGGTGCTCATCCATCTCATTCGCCGAGATCTTTCCGCGGTCTCGGATCAGAACTTCGGTAAAGCCAAGTATACCGTTTAATGGCGTTCGTATTTCATGGCTGATATTTGCCAAGAATTGGCTCTTCGCTCGATTAGCCGCCTGTGCTGCCTCGGTCGCCTCTTCCAATTCTTTCTCGCGGCGGATACGTTCAGAAATATCTGATTGTGTCGCAATGAAATGAATCAGGTGTCCCTGATTGTCAAAAACAGGATCGATCTCAAGATTGATCCAGTAGGGGTGGCCGTCTTTGTGATAGTTCTGGATTTCGACACTCACGGCCTGTTCGTCTTGAAGCCGTTGAGAAATAAGTGTCTTCGTCGCTTGATCAGTATCGGCCCCGTGCAGAAAATTGCTTGGTCTATATCCGATCGCTTCTTCTGCGGTGTACCCAGTCAAATTGGTGAATCCGTCGTTGACCCATTGGATCCTTCGATCGGGTCCGGCGATGATAACCGAGTGACGAGTCTTGCTGGCGACCAACGACAACTTCGCGATCTGATCTTGGGCAAAACGCTCTTGAGTGATGTCTTGAGCCGCCGCGATTAGATAGTCCGGAGCTCCCTCTTCATCACGTACGAGCGAGAGCGTCAGCCGCACCCAGACCTCGTGCCCCTGTCGATGCAAATACCGCTTGTCAATCTCAAGATTAGAGATCTCACCCGAGGATAGCTTGGTAATCGCGGCCGAATGCAGTGGCACATCGTCCGGATGCGTGATGTCTTGAAATCGTTTCTTGAAGAGCTCTTCGCGACCATATCCGGTGATCTCACAGTACCGATCGTTGATACGAATGTAGGCCCCATCGAGGCGTTTTACAGCCATCCCCATTGCCGCTTGATTGAAACCCTCGCGGAATAGTCTGTCACTGGCTTCGGCCGAACGAAGTGCATTGTTTAGCAGAACCGATTGACGTGCCAGCGAGCGCATTTCTCTGATACTTTGTTGGATGATCACCAACAAAAAGACAACTTCAAAGACAACCCATGCGGCATGTTCGAGCCAACGCCATTGTGAAGCCGTCGCGACGCCGAACACTGATTCGGGCCACCAAACGCCACGGACAAAATGATCAATCGCGACGATCAACGTTGAAGGAAACATGACCCAGGGATCGCGGTACGCCGCCAAAAATGCCAGCGATCCAAAGACATGGAAATGAGTCTCGATGCGGCCGCCGGTGAGATGGATTAGCAAAGAGGAATACAGCGTTTGACTACATGCAATCACGATCCGAGTTGCGCGGCGACCGGGGTAGAGCACGGTCATCGCAACAGGAAATAAAGTCAAGATTCCTCCACCAATCAACGCCATCATGACGTGAGGGTGAATTTCACTCTGAGCTCCGACCCAGGTTCTCGGAGAAACGATCAATGCGACCGCGATTCCGAAGAACCATTGCAACACCATCAGGATGGCAAACATGCGATCGGTGCGCTGGTGGATCACGCGAAATTGTGCGCGCAGTTTCTCCTGGACTGCCGCTTTGATCCCCAAGTCTCGGTGATTCGAAATATCGGTGTTGTGGTTTAGCATGGTAAACAGACTGGACTTGCCCAAAACGGTTTGATCCTGGTCGACGCTCAGGAAGATGAATCCAAACAAAGACGACATCCAAAAACAGGTGTCGATTCCATCGAACCGTGATCGTCATGGTGCAGAAGTGCGTGCAATCGATCGGCACCGAGACTCGATCCCTCATGGCCACGCGAGATCGTAACTCCCCCTGAGAATTGCAAGTGACCGTCGATTCGATAGAGCATGACCGTTCCACTCGTGATCGCTCCAAAAGAACTTGAAATATGACCGTCGTAATCCCAGACGACTTCAGCGTTGGGAAGGTTTGCAGCGCGGCGTACCGTTTGACTGTCTAGCCAACGCTGGTCTGCGTCCGTCGGTAGTGAAGCGACAACGAAACATTTTGGAAGTTGCGATGCGTCCAACGCTCGACCGGTCAACGTCTTTTCCAATTCAACGATGGTTGCTCGAGTACAAGGGCACCTGGGATGAAGGAACAAAATCAAGGTGGCGCGATCATCTGATTTGACGACTTCACTCGCGGCTGGCCATCGGCTCGGTACAGCGTTCACCGATTTAGCATTGACTGAGAACTCGTGTTGAGTCGACCATGTCCACACTCCGACGACAGCACAGCCCCATAGCGAGATCGCTAGACTCCAATCTTTCGGTGACAATTCGGGGTGGTTCATAGGATTCGGTCAGAAGTGGGGGCGTGGGTGGGCCGTTGAGCTTCAGAGAAGACCGAGAAACCTAGGTCGCCTTCCATCGACGACAAACGGACATTCGAAACGAGGGAGAATTCTCGCCACAATGCAGACAGATGCGATGACGGTTTACCCGACGATCGTCGGCAAGACGCCACTGTGACGGAGTTACTGAAGCGAACGCCGAAATTCCCTTTCGATGATCGAGTTGGACGATCGGCAGAGACACAAGGCAAACAAGTTGGAACCTCGTCACCGGGCGCCGCGAAAGTGATACACCTAAGGTCGAAATCGTTTTCGTTTTAGCTGCAATGTGCTTCTGACTGAAGCGACAATCGCACTCATTCCAAGCGTCGACGAAAACTTGCAAGCAGACAATCAACCGTTGGTGATCAACGCCCCCAGAGACACGCTGAATCTCAGCGAAATAGTCAGTCGCCATGATCAAACAATCCGGAGACGGCGCATCCGGAGACGGCGCATCCGGGGGCAATGGAGTCTCTGGGTGGTCGGTTAAATATCCCGCGCTGACCAGGGAAGAAGGCCCTATGACCTGGACACTGAGTCCACATCAGCACACAGCGAGAACAACCGCGCGTACCTCTTACAAAGCAAACACGTACGGCGATTCTCCATCACCCCCAAAAATAACAACGGCGAGGGTACATTGTTGTTCATGCCCCACGAACTATACCCCCGCCGTTGATGCGGGACTCTAACGAAAGAACGAACTCAAGAAAAGCGATTCAGCACCACAATTTTCCGCGACTTTCGGATATCCACATTCATTCTCAAAGGTTGAGAGACTTGTCCCGCTTCATCTCGATTCCTGGACACACCCAATGCAGAACGTGTTGACTGAGGCAGCGATCGCTTTTCGATTTCGTTTTCTGTTACCACCTAGATGGGTTCGTCATCGCATT from Roseiconus lacunae includes:
- a CDS encoding alginate export family protein, yielding MHIQRAGRQTLVFLAALAADHSALCVASEPPPKIVDAASVHNHATSTFLDTPIVCSHDVGCDGGPRELLGECSQPGCSYRCCLDWENHPETIHKMPRPGIFPIPANGPGYYSAIDCLIGDCRQTAPKSGYAPFAINAWPFFDADWRYVESVPAQERTVVERLKRLRFPDCFLLSTGGEFWTRYAHEHNSRLTDTTNEFTIGHIRQYLDFAYGDSLRVYGEYVWADSWGEDLPSVPPDVDRGDILDLFVDVNLGELAGKPVYVRGGRQELLFGSQRLVTPLPWANKRHSFDGFRVFRQGTKVDFDAFWTKYVPPRATEFDSADDNQTFAGLWGTHRPKKGEFRDLYYLFFDNKNESTSLGINRSPFQTHTVGSRWAGSNEGLLWDFEGAFQFGQQNQGDLTAAMATLGLGKNFGNCVASPTFWIYYDYASGDDDPTSSTSHTFQQQFPFGHYYLGWMDLVGRQNIHDLNAHLYLYPSNWITTWVQYHRFYLAEERDALYNAGGVPYRRDVTGSSGNDVGDEIDLVINFHLTKYSDLLVSYNKLFGGRFLESTAGANQSADAESLYLIFQQRW
- a CDS encoding PAS domain S-box protein, which codes for MSSLFGFIFLSVDQDQTVLGKSSLFTMLNHNTDISNHRDLGIKAAVQEKLRAQFRVIHQRTDRMFAILMVLQWFFGIAVALIVSPRTWVGAQSEIHPHVMMALIGGGILTLFPVAMTVLYPGRRATRIVIACSQTLYSSLLIHLTGGRIETHFHVFGSLAFLAAYRDPWVMFPSTLIVAIDHFVRGVWWPESVFGVATASQWRWLEHAAWVVFEVVFLLVIIQQSIREMRSLARQSVLLNNALRSAEASDRLFREGFNQAAMGMAVKRLDGAYIRINDRYCEITGYGREELFKKRFQDITHPDDVPLHSAAITKLSSGEISNLEIDKRYLHRQGHEVWVRLTLSLVRDEEGAPDYLIAAAQDITQERFAQDQIAKLSLVASKTRHSVIIAGPDRRIQWVNDGFTNLTGYTAEEAIGYRPSNFLHGADTDQATKTLISQRLQDEQAVSVEIQNYHKDGHPYWINLEIDPVFDNQGHLIHFIATQSDISERIRREKELEEATEAAQAANRAKSQFLANISHEIRTPLNGILGFTEVLIRDRGKISANEMDEHLQIIRRSGEHLLTLINDVLDLSKIEAECLSVESISCSPHQVLSDTVSVLRVGAMEKGISLDYRWESAVPEFIVSDPYRLKQLLLNLVGNAIKFTDQGSVLIVASLDKAASQPELIFEIRDTGIGIPQEKLDAVFQPFTQADDTVTRKYGGTGLGLSISQKIAESLGGNLSVRSEVGRGSTFVARIATGDLSQADRYDLSDEPPGADIKSGQLSGCDFDGISVLVVDDGDTNRKLIRLLLERHGAKVRLAENGQVALDMVARNSFDVVLMDMQMPVLDGYSASTRLRERGYDRPIIALTAHAMKGDREKCERAGCSGYLAKPINADELYALMTQLCQRASIGFDSVVDQLINELSDNECPSFAPIRSHLPTEDPEVWDLVDTFLSRLESKLAEMDRAWDEGDMGALSELAHWLKGAGGTVGFDCFTQPASDLEGDANSNCRTNAKATMGKIRELQRRCVVSPEL
- a CDS encoding RedB protein, which gives rise to MNHPELSPKDWSLAISLWGCAVVGVWTWSTQHEFSVNAKSVNAVPSRWPAASEVVKSDDRATLILFLHPRCPCTRATIVELEKTLTGRALDASQLPKCFVVASLPTDADQRWLDSQTVRRAANLPNAEVVWDYDGHISSSFGAITSGTVMLYRIDGHLQFSGGVTISRGHEGSSLGADRLHALLHHDDHGSMESTPVFGCRLCLDSSS